The sequence TGTacaattttaaattcattaaatgCAACCACAGAGTCCAGATTGTCAGCTGTACGCAATGTCTCTGTGAAACAGGAGACTGCTGACtttgtctgcacacacacacaattatagcAGATTAAGAAGACTGGGGTCCTGTAtgaagttggcatgttctccacatgtctgtctGAGTTGGCTCCACATACTCTGATTTCAGTCAAACGACATGAAGGTTTAGATGAACTGGGGTTTCCAAATCAGCCCCTAGTTAGTGGTATAcaggtatgtgtgtgttcaccctgtccaAGTGCTGTTCCAACCTTATAATTACTGGGATTACCTCCGACACGCACcacgatcctgctctggataagtgggttaggaagatggatacTTACAGTATGAATTCACAAGTATGAGAGAGTACATCTACACACAGTTTATACACACAGTTTATGTTACAGTATTTGGTTCTATGATAGACTGCTCAGGAACTGTACaactattattataattacaaaaGTGTCTTAAACAAGGAATCAGTCATGGAACTGAATGAGTAAAGAACCGATGTCAAAAACAGCCTGAACAATTACCCTGATATACCAATTTGCTAGACTCTTTTCTACCAATACTCATCTTTTACTCTTGCTTTTCATCTGTTAACTCAGTTCTTACCACTTCTTCCATGTGACACTTGTCAAGGCTCGGCATGTTTTGCTTGTTAGATCCATTATCATTATTTTGCCTTCAGCAAGTTAATTGACCACAGTTTGCCAGAAGACACATGGAAGTTTGCTGGGAGAAGGGTCTCTGGTTTGAGGAGGCCAAAAATGAACTTGTTGTCTATCATACTAAGCAACATGTTAGACATAAGACATTACCCTGCACACCATCTCCACCATGAAGCATAATTTTGGCAGCAGCATGTTGTGGAGAAAATTCTCTGCAGCAGACACTGGAAAGCTTGTGTGAGCAGAGGGAAAAATGAGTGCAGCAAAAATACACCAGCATGAGAACAATCTCAAGCCTAAAACCAAacctacacaggaatggcttaaaaacaacattaaCGTGCTGTTGTGGCTGAGACAGAAGCCTCATCTCAATTCAATGGAGAATGTGtgacctgacagagcttgagcagttttccAAAGATGAATGGGATAGAAATGGCAGCGTGTAGATGAAGTGTGTAGAGACCCGTTGACACAAACTCAAAGCTGTCTTGACTGCCAGAGGTGCAAcagctaaatactgacttgaagggggccAATATTAACACAAGCAGTTAATTagggttttactgtatatttataattaGTTTAGATCTATTCTAAAGTTTACATTagtgtctttttcttttgatcagtgttaaatccactgtgattcaatgacATAGTGTATAACAATAACATGGAAAACTCCGCAGTCAAGCAgacaccttgacaacctttaagaagcacCTGGATGAGATATCGGGAGAGCTCAGCTATTGGAAAAACAGACatatggactgaatggtctcctctcatctgttaaatttcttatgttcttatgtattaacttttatttttttaaatcataatgggAAATAATTTCTATTGTATTAGTAGATGGATGCCATAGTTTGCAAGTAAAACAAGACCACCCGAGTCACCCAGTTACTTCTAGCAGGAATCTAGTGcatgaaaaaatcaaatatacttACAGTGAATGATACAGAGTGTATATATTGGAAGGTTTATTGGACGTATAAAGAGTTCCACAGCAACACACCTCTAGCTACTGTGTTCTTCCATAAGAACATCATTCACACCAGAAAGCAATTtttacaaagactttatttttatattgccgTATCTAAAATCATTCAAGGTCTCTGTGAATGCAAATATTCAAACAGCATATCACAAACACCAAAAACAAATGAGCAGATACAGTATGTTCATATTACTTCTGTTAGATACATAACAAAGCCAAAGGTGCAAAGATGCACAATAAAGAGTAAGGTCAATTTATTGACCCATAACTAATCTCCCCATCACCACcatcaaacaaataaatacattagaaAATGCACATTGTAACtgtacaaaatataatttatgtggcCACTTGCAGATCAGGCAAGTACTCATCCATATTTCAGTATAGGTGCCTACATGCAAAACTGTGAAAATATGACTTTCCAACCATTGCTATATCTGGGTAAAGAAGCACCTAATCTATCAGTGCTAATTCTAACAGCTAAACATGACTAAAATTCTTTATTATCAAAATACACAGTGAACCAGAACACAACATTTTAAAGCCGATTCTAGATTACTTACTACAGGTTGACTGACTTTGTCTTTTCTTGTACCAAgaacacactatgcgactcttcaataccACCTGAGGGGGTAAacgtaaacgttaacattatacaaagttattgtctgtttttacctgcgtttttatcactctttaatttagtattgtttttatgagtatgctgctgctggagtatgtgaatttccccttaggattaataaagtatctgtctatctatctattaaggcAGTGTTATATGTACTGCTTGACTTTTGATTTCTTCAAAACCTGAAATAGAACTCTTCAGAGAGTTAAAATTACCCACATTTCTCACCTGGAAAGGCAGTCATACGACATCAATATAAGCTATTTTCTTAATTTCTCTAATTGCTTAGAATGAGCAGTAACTTCActtataatgtgtgtatatatgtgtctgacGGGCAAAGTACACAAGGAATCAGTTTGTTATTTTGTTCTTTCAGAGTATCTTGACTTTTCAGGCATCTAAAAAGCCCACAATTAGCCTCAAGCGTCATGTAGGTTTAATCCATTACAGCGGTCTTAAATTAATGATGTACAactagttattttaaaatgtcctgtatcatgagaaagaaagaaagaaaatattttgtccTAAAAACGCTATTTCATGGCCGCTACTTTACAACGAATTCTCCAACATACAAGCAAACGTTTCTGCAAGGAACCTTTTAACCTAACCTGAATAGCACTGCTCATGATATATAATtaagttaaaatatacatttacttttCTCCTTCTTAAAGAATTTTGTAAGAGAATGTTTTGATTCATTTCATCACACATTTCTGCTTATTTCTCAAATATTCATAATTCTCAAAAGAAAAAGTggtaaaataaactacatgaataAACCACATGGATTAAAGTAAGCAATTGCAAATTCTGGTACAAATTGCCAAAAATCTCAAGATGACTCATATCATTCTCATTGGATTAAAGAAAAGAGGTTTAACTCATAAGCTGTTATTTATGATACTAATCTGTTTAAATGCAATATGTAAGGGATTTTACTCAGAACAAGAGGGTTTCTCCAAGAGAAAAAGATGCAAAACCTTTTGAAATTTGCCGACAGTCTAAAGCAAAGACAAGAGTTCTGCCAGATCTTAAGAAAAGTACCTGCTGCTATGGGCTGCTCCACAGCAAGAAAGAAGGTCATGTTTTCTTTGAAGTATAACAATAAAGAGATTAATTTTGTCATCAACAGGTCTGTGTCTTAGCAACAGCTTTAGCTTTCACAGCAAAAGCTGGCTGGGAAATCTCGCTGTGCAATCTCTTTTAGAAAGAGAAAGAATTTGCATTGTTTTCAAACTATTCTCAACTAATTAAAACTCAGGTAATGAAGGCATGATAGTTCATAGTAACTGTATTCACCTGACAATTATTGCAAATTTGGCACTTAAAAAGAAGATTTAACAATCTAAATAGTCCCAACGTCAGTGAATGTAGAGTGACAGTATTTTTAGGACTAAAGAAGCCAAGCATAGAAAGAATTTACAACCCTCCCAGTtctatagaaaaatatttttttccaaaattttgtgATATTAATGAGGCGCTTAAATGCTTAAAATGTCCATGGagaattgtttttaaaacatcAACATTAAATATATCAACCCAAAGAGCACTTTTAAACGTCCACAGTAGGGGGACACTCCTGCTGTTTTCACAGTCTCTTCAACTTCTCCACTTATCAGCTGCTCTTTCTTATACTGCATATTCTCAATGGGGTTCTTCTCAACTGACAACATAAGTTTCAACATTTCAAAGAGAAAATTATTCTTTACtattataacaaaaacatatataatcaccgatttattttttcacacatgCGCTACACTTTCATCTTTCAAAGTTTTGATCAGTCATGTGTAAATATTGTTCAGTGGGttactatagaaaaaaaaattcattcagCCAACTTTTTTAATAAAGGCGATTTTCAGTTATATggtaatttgaaaattatatttccCACTAAAGATGTTAAACTTGTAAAAGTGATTCAATCAGGACAATAATGTTTTAGTATTACTATAAAGATATGTAACAACATGAATACCCTGCATTTTGAGAAGGCACAAACATTGTGCCTTTCATTTAAACAGCTTTTCAatagttttattttcttataacaAGCAGTTGTTGTTTCTCGTCATCGAAGGTTCAGTGTAAGGCTAACAGTTAGGATTATCCCTAGGAGTAGAATAAAGGGGAGCCAGGTTTTCAAAAAGCCTCCGAAGCTGCAAGAGAAACAAAAAGCATCAAGCATAGCTATAACATTTGTCTAAAGAATTACTTAAACTAAGCTGGCAACACTTTTGAAAGCttcaaattaaacattaatgTTAACAGCAGCACACATCCCATACTGAAAGTGAAAACCTGGATATCAATTGTTTTTATAGGAAATTCAGCCGTATAAAATATGCATTGACCTGTAGTAAATCTCAGGCATCCCCAAATAACCCATTGTTTTTAACATTCACAAGACTTCTTATAACggcagatatattaaaaaaaaaaaaaaagttatgcttTTAAAGTCTGAAAAGCTGGTGAAATTGAACGtgaattttaacaaattatttaatttaacacaAGACACCCAAAATTGTTAAAGGATTGTGAGGGTAATTAATACCTAGAATGAATGAAAACAATGCTAAAATCAGAAAAAGTGACATTCGTGAAAAAATAAGTATACTCTCTTATTGTTGAACTTTTAAATTTCAATTGAAATTTCAattcttaaattttaaattggaGAAAAGGACATGCAATGCTGAATTTGTGAAACGTCAGTCTGCAGCATACAGCTGTAACTtaactattataaaaataaagatgtaaCAATATGCTAAGTAATATTTCTCACCTGACGTATTTGCTATAGAGAAGAGACAGGAAGCAGAGTTTGACCATATTCCAGGATGTGCTGTTATCATAGCGCATCAGATTCAGGGCCATGGCCACATGTGAATGACAGTTGTCACAGCAAAGGTTATGCtggggaaacaaaaatgaaaagggaGAAGGCTGAGCAAATGgagaaaatgacacatttaaaagaaagaaaataattagaATGCTCTGGTCAAGCATGTATACCTTTTCAAAGACTGCATTGAAGAGTGTATGAAATTTAAAACCATGGCACAAAAAGGGTTAGCAGAACAAAAACcattagaaatatttttagaaaCATGACAAATTGTTCTCAGAAGTTTATTTCATTCCTTTTAACAGAAGGGTAAATTTACATATTTCTAAATATCCAgcaattttaatatatttcatgATTTAAGATTTCTTTCGAGTGTGTTGTAcctgttttttgtatttgtaaagcaCATTAAATCATTTCATATCAGATCAAGTTTATTAATGATAAGAAATTGGTAGATACTTCTAAGCACATAATGTTCTTCtttagtttatataaaaaaagtcatACACATCTTCATAGCCTTCCATAAACTACACCCAAAGCCTCTAAAAAATCTTACCTCACAAATGCATAAAGCAACATTACCTATTTTAAATAAGATTACCAAGCACAAATCAAACATACTTGATTTGTGTTTCTAAACTTATCAGAAGCTTATATTGCTTATCCTAAACAAAATAATCAGCTGTATACAGGAGCAAACCCATGTTTACTGTGACCGGAGTGTCTAGAATGTTTGCAGGTTAAAGCTAGAATCtttccaatttaaaattttcactATAACATACATCAGCTGAATGATTACATTTTGTTACAAACACCAGacgactgaaataaaaaaaagcatgttGTCGTATTTGGACATTCTGAAACTGGAAACTTAATAAACAGGGGTGTCATCAGACATGAAATTTGCTGTTTTACCACAGAATCTTCACtaagaaaaacagtaaataattaagaaaatattgaAGGCAAAGACAGATATAAACACAATGAGTAAAGACATACATTTCCCTAATCTCATATTTTACATGAAGGGTATGAATCAATACGCTCCAGGTCTGTGTTCACTCTGGAAGGTAAAATTTATTTCCATTTTGAAAAGGTGTGTATTTCAGATTCCTGCCCAATGCCCTGAGGATAGGTTTGGGTTTCCTGTAACAGTACACTCTAAACAGCAAATTGACAAAATAGGCTTAAAGATTCGGAAACCACTAAGTATACTGTAGTACAAAAATCTACTTTCCTAAATCATCTGTAGAtagttttatattacatttatcaAACATAACCTTAACAGTACATCTTTTCACAAATGTTATGTCTCCTTACACCATTGCTTGCTCAACTGTCAATTACCATTCTGTGTTTATATTCTTCTGAAGCTTCATGTACTGCAGTGTCCCAAGCATTAGGGCCACTGGCATAGACTTTGTCCACGTCAAGTTTCCAATaccttaaagaaaaagaaaagaataacatttttaacacaaATTGATAATTATACATcatattttattgcaatccattaTAATGGATGCATTGTTCTATTCATTAACAGCTCTTTAGCTATTTAcccacattaaatttcatctcccaCAAATATGCTCATGCCTATGGTTTGTCCAAATGCTTCCACAATGATTTGGGTGATTATCTGCATTTCATCCACTTACTtatcatttacaaatgtaatCACCTTGTTTGATATATTATTTTTGGCTTATACTTTTTAGTCAATTTTTAATAAtgcctgtatttatttatttataacaattgttttgttttcatttacagtttCATATTTGAAATACTAAGGGGCTTCGCTtaccaacccccgtttttgtttttctggatacacactttttttctttgaattgttgcgaTTTCATTagcttcacttttatttcagaacttctgtaaaaacaatatttgaaatcttttgagtcccaatgtgctgtatcttttaaatgaggtccgtgagacatgtgtttaatgactttgtaccataattcagggtaggtttctctatttggaatttcagcacagacaaaatgatctacatcatcagcaattaataattttttttgtaaagtaaccaataaatgcatgtgtagtaaacattgtttttgaaattctcttgacttaaacttcaaagccttacaatattgaAATACATCTGACatgtcacctatgtccatatatttgatctctattcgccattttgttatttctccgagtaataatttctctttctttgcactaatgcgatgtttactttctctgttttgacactgttgttttttttctgctttcatattctgtatcttgctctgcatgtgtttctacgagtcttttgaattccagttttcattatctctaacctgttctgcatgtgtttagccccttgttttttttttatttacttgtttatcaCTGGTCTGGGTTACTGAGTTTCATTGAGTAAGTAATCAGGCTGATTATTGTGGACTTCCATCTTTAGAATAAAACTGATGAGAATGTCCAATGTGAAATGAAAATGTTACAATGTGagatttttaactaaaaaaataactCGCTTATAAACTAAGACATGGTTGAAACAAAAAGTTGAAGATCTCCAGGATTTGCATTGTTAAATTTTGGGTAAACTGGGGTTGAATGGGGGTGAAGTAGAGAGGTGAAAGATGGAAAAAAGGCAAGAACACCATGAAAAGTAATAGAGAGAGATACAGGAAAAACAAAGGCAAGCTTAAATAGTCAACAATATTGTTTcacaaacaaaaattaatgaaaaattataCTGAATCACTTACTTTTGTTAAATCTATTGCCGAGACGTTATCAGATATTAAATATTAAGATATTACTATTTTCATAATTATCttattcaataaacaaaaatatcccCATTAATACTCCGAGAGATGGTTTAAGTACATTTTTGGAAGCGATGGATAGTTTTACTATCACATCTCGTAAAATGTTATGTTCCACATTCCGAACAACTCACAGGTACTGTACAGGTGGAAATTATTGGGGAGTGTGCAGTATTTAATAGAAGTAAGTAATATACTTGCATGTCCCAAGAAAGGACCCAGGAAGTGCCTCTTAACACAAAGGATTATGAGAATCTAGAGCAAACTAGCGCATATACAGTTGTAGTGGAGAGCATGATAAATTATATTGATGAGATACTGAGACAGGTTAGCTATCTGCTAACTAAATGATTCTGATAGTCTGAACAGTTCCTCTTGTTTAACAAACTTATTTTATTGACTGCTCAATAACTGtaacatatacatttaaaaaaatatataagctgTACAATATCACCAGCACACATCTGTTACAACAAAGGGACACACTGTTAGTGCTCACCCGTTTCTGAGGTGCATATATTCCAGATAAAGTATCCATTCTACCTGACTAATAGAAGCACATTCTGTCTacagagcactttaaaaatcaCAGACATGGAGATCAACAGATTACAAAACAACAAGAAGCCCCTcattaaacacacacacccacccttCGAGCAACTAGAAAAAAACAGCTTGCATCTACAGATGATCCATGCAATATATTTTAGATAAGAAACAGAAATTGCAAAGAAGCACCTTGATTTTACAAAAACTTACACAAATCTAAAATATATTAGTAGCTGCACAACGAAACAGCTTTTTTTAAGcacactttctttctttaaagagTTTAAAATTTAGGTTCTAATTTTAGTTAACTAAACCGGAATTTTTCTTTAAACTGTTAACAATCCACGATGTGTACTGGAAATGAAGGTTGTGGGAAAATGTTAAGTCCTGCACTGTGCCCACCGCCCAATGGTAGACTCAATACTCAAATTCTTGAAATGCCAGAGACTCTGCAGGTAGTTAAGCCCATTCATTCTGGAACTTCTCAGACAGACCAAGAGTTATCTGTACTAATTGTTGTCCATATATCATCCACTATATATCAAAAGGCCTGACCTATTGGGGAGCTTTCTAAAGCACTGGTCCCTCATGACAGTTCACTCTCTGTAATTCTGGAAACGCTTGTGAAAAGAAAGCTGATGGTACAGAACTGGTGCAGATAcaattaaaagtaaacattttttttaagataCTTACTTTGTTGGTTTACCAAAGGCCATGTTGTCTTCctgtaaaataacataaaataaaataaagttaaaaatggtTAAACAACCTGGTTTTCCTATGAAACTGACAAACATGCATTAGAAACAGTTTTGTTCTCAATTCATTACAgctacagtggcatgcaaaagtatttgatcaccttgaaagtcatcataattatCTGCATAACAAAAGACTTGTACTCATATTAAGCCATTCAGTATTTTAAGGTGACGCCTTGTgcagtaacaatacatttccgTAGTCACATTAGGTTCTCATGTGGATAAGAGATTTTATAAAACCCAATATCTTGACTAGAAAGCAAATCATGGCATGTCTGCTATTAATTTTccttatatttttttcagaacaCTTTTTATACTTTTCTGTAAGAAATCATAAAACAATTCCATCCAGGAGGAAACTCacaggggagaacatacaaactcagtGTAGGAAGCACCAGGATGCGACCCCCCGTCTCCAATAGTGATTATTTACAGAGATGTAAAAGCATCATATATTTTAATGCACAAGCTGcttctattttacatttttgcttaatTTGGTTGTTGACATTTTAAGTCCgtaagtgttttctttttcttactcAGCTGCCAAATACGTACATAGCAATCGTCAAAATGGAGCTGCAGTAATAAATTGTTGAAATAGGAGAAATACCAATATGCATTTGTTGGTTTTCTcagaaaagcaaaatatacaCTGGTCAAACAGTTTTACGCAAGAAAGCAAGAGTAGACACAAGATGTGTAATTAAATGACATATTTAATCTAACAGCAAGTATTGtcctctaattaagaaattgtttgGAATGAAACCCAACAGCCCTAGTAGGTTAACAAGTCCAATGTTAACATACacaggtttattttttaatgttctaattaatTTTAAGATTAACATTTGCAGATATAAACAAGCTATGCAGAAAGAACCCTTAAACACGCAAATTTCACAATGCTAAGTTATGATCAAAAACACTTCTATaaaaatctatacaaataacaatCCAATGCTATAAATAATTGGAAAATTCAAGCGTATTCTCAAACAATCAATATTTGTCTATCAAACCTCGTCCTGTCAGTTTAGGTGCAACCAAATGATAGCTTCAAATAAAATCCAGAGGTGCAACACTTCGTGGATACCGCACTACAAAATTTACATGTGTGCAGCGAGGAACGTGCAATGTCATAAAGACTAACGGCTTCACAGAAAAGGCATAATGCAACATTCTAGTCTTTCACTGGGGctgattttgaaataaattatttccttCTACTGCAtgtagttatttttctttttcacttgggATGTCAGGAAGAAAGTATGTTGAACAATTAAACCCAACTGAATACAACTACATTTTCTCAACTCATCACATGACATCACAGTCTAAAAAAGGCACCTCTAGAGAGGCACACGTTCTGCCTCTGCCTTATTACTAAGCTCAGTACAGAGTCATGCTCAAATATCCACTCAGAGCTTGCAAGAAACCTCTTCATTGTTTGAAAAACTACACAGGCTGCACAAACGTCCATTAAACTCTCAAAATGCTTTTACTTgtactgaaatattttaaaaggctgtggaggaagaaaatgtATATTCTTTAGAATAATCAACTGTGTCATATACTACCTGGACATTTAGAGATTGCAAAGCTTACCGAGACAAAGTATGGTCCAGCAAAGTCCTGGATTACACCAGTTGATGTACAAATTCCCATGTGACCAATGAAAGGAAAGAGCCATCTGAaagataaaagggaaaaaaaaaaacaat comes from Polypterus senegalus isolate Bchr_013 chromosome 17, ASM1683550v1, whole genome shotgun sequence and encodes:
- the tmem222b gene encoding transmembrane protein 222: MAEVVSADANMKQFNSGFERMDVERSRFPYCIVWTPIPVLSWLFPFIGHMGICTSTGVIQDFAGPYFVSEDNMAFGKPTKYWKLDVDKVYASGPNAWDTAVHEASEEYKHRMHNLCCDNCHSHVAMALNLMRYDNSTSWNMVKLCFLSLLYSKYVSFGGFLKTWLPFILLLGIILTVSLTLNLR